The Humulus lupulus chromosome 3, drHumLupu1.1, whole genome shotgun sequence genome window below encodes:
- the LOC133821962 gene encoding uncharacterized protein LOC133821962, translated as MSNGGGEKRKPVQNDVAVTTKKSRGSKEKEKEKEKEEEETTATLTTEEEEVEEFFAILNRIHAAVSYFKKGGRQWTEEGSKLRAMLETENCESDDAVKDEAVVRMRRDEEAVVEENPGFDLNALPGPDCDPA; from the coding sequence ATGTCAAACGGTGGAGGAGAGAAGAGGAAGCCGGTGCAGAACGACGTCGCCGTGACTACAAAGAAGTCGCGGGGAtcgaaggagaaggagaaggagaaggagaaggaggaggaggagaccACCGCCACGCTCACGACGGAGGAAGAGGAGGTCGAGGAGTTCTTTGCGATTCTTAACCGGATACACGCGGCGGTTAGCTACTTCAAGAAGGGAGGCCGTCAATGGACGGAGGAAGGTTCGAAACTTAGAGCAATGTTGGAAACGGAGAATTGCGAGAGCGATGACGCCGTTAAAGACGAAGCGGTGGTGAGGATGAGACGAGATGAGGAGGCGGTTGTGGAGGAGAATCCCGGTTTTGATTTGAACGCTTTGCCGGGTCCGGATTGTGATCCGGCTTAg